CTGAAACATGGCTTCACCCTGCCAGATGGGTTCTTTGGGAACCTCTATCTTGTCTGCCACAAACCCGTAGTACGGCATGAACACACGTACATCATGACCCATCTTGCGCAGCACCTTGGGTAATGCGCCCACTACATCTCCCATGCCGCCGACTTTCGCGATCGGTGCAGCTTCGGCTGCCACAAACAAAATTCGCATCGTGTATCGAGGTTCCTTGAGATATACCGTTAGTGATCAAGTCTAGTGGGCTGTGGCCGCTGTGCATAGTCGCGATCGCAATTCCGTTTAGGATGCCGCCAGACAGGTGATTCTCCGGTGTTTTGATCCCACTCATGCTAAAGGCTAAGCCTCACATCCGGCGATCGCCCTCAAATGCCGAACCCCTAGCTTGCTAACGCACCGTAGACATCATAATCGCCCATCCATACCGCCGCGAGCAGC
This is a stretch of genomic DNA from Candidatus Obscuribacterales bacterium. It encodes these proteins:
- a CDS encoding glycogen/starch synthase — translated: MRILFVAAEAAPIAKVGGMGDVVGALPKVLRKMGHDVRVFMPYYGFVADKIEVPKEPIWQGEAMFQ